One Rosa chinensis cultivar Old Blush chromosome 3, RchiOBHm-V2, whole genome shotgun sequence DNA window includes the following coding sequences:
- the LOC112193128 gene encoding uncharacterized protein LOC112193128, whose product MTPKSSDGDRKMGKRPRLDETVVKWEKYSKNFDFAKDGLVNRMPRRMPTVGARKGRMRGKGGPENLNCSYRGVRQRIWGKWVSEIRVPNANTHGLTSRKVGRLWLGTFDTAVEAAHAYDKAAKAMYGPVAWLNFPESLETSMSDETTESCDNASEFEDGVGEEPKQEDEVFDATVKEPSNEWHREANSIKCQLQMEDELVNNDVEVEELAINNVRESVDEWHSEPKYVKCELQTEDEFVEHDVEVEALAMNNVREPEDVWPREPKYVKCELEKEDQLVTNDVEVEAVTANNVREYEDVWQWEPKYVKCDLEAQDELLQSKAEVERLAMNNVTEEEFQAVSYVGSSNHRHDNHLDNYLQVGKFDSVPSGTPYTNLDFPDIFLRYSNDYLDAELVDVKCNPKNDCNPSNDVTVDTSVMSKPMEKEFALILESGDNNLHNEPINVASNNLVTNLGEYEKTVLPPNEFQGDIAETMKPNGHNGFGDNNACLQEHDERINVAYSPRSGIKPSTDIETQKEIDSKLGDLHSWSLDKTYGIELHNLPNQLQIADGLYGSFNYKEEECLGVDFNLDWSRQNYFSGEFEESALPDSWFPYYHGGSS is encoded by the exons ATGACGCCCAAGAGTTCAGACGG GGATAGAAAAATGGGCAAGAGGCCCAGACTGGATGAAACTGTCGTTAAATGGGAGAAGTACAgtaaaaattttgattttgctaaagATGGATTGGTGAATCGGATGCCACGTAGGATGCCAACCGTGGGAGCTAGAAAGGGTCGTATGAGAGGAAAAGGAGGGCCTGAGAATTTGAATTGCAGTTATAGAGGTGTTAGGCAGAGGATTTGGGGCAAGTGGGTTTCTGAAATTCGAGTACCAAATGCTAATACACATGGTTTGACGTCGAGAAAGGTTGGTCGTCTGTGGCTTGGTACTTTTGATACTGCTGTAGAAGCTGCACATGCTTATGATAAAGCTGCAAAGGCCATGTATGGTCCTGTGGCTTGGCTTAATTTCCCCGAATCTTTGGAAACATCAATGTCGGATGAGACCACAGAATCGTGTGATAATGCGTCTGAATTTGAGGATGGTGTGGGTGAAGAGCCAAAGCAGGAAGATGAGGTGTTTGATGCAACTGTAAAAGAGCCAAGTAATGAATGGCACCGGGAAGCTAACAGTATTAAATGCCAATTACAAATGGAGGACGAGCTTGTTAATAATGATGTAGAAGTTGAAGAACTGGCTATCAACAATGTAAGGGAGTCTGTAGATGAATGGCATTCAGAACCTAAGTATGTGAAATGTGAATTGCAAACTGAGGATGAGTTTGTTGAACATGATGTAGAAGTTGAAGCACTCGCTATGAACAATGTAAGGGAGCCTGAAGATGTATGGCCTCGGGAACCCAAGTATGTGAAATGTGAATTGGAAAAAGAGGACCAACTTGTTACAAATGATGTTGAAGTTGAAGCAGTCACTGCAAACAATGTAAGGGAGTATGAAGATGTATGGCAGTGGGAACCTAAGTATGTAAAATGCGATTTGGAAGCTCAGGACGAGCTTCTTCAAAGTAAAGCTGAAGTTGAAAGACTTGCAATGAACAATGTAACAGAGGAGGAATTTCAAGCCGTGAGTTATGTTGGCAGCTCCAACCATAGACATGATAATCACTTGGATAATTATCTTCAGGTTGGGAAATTTGATTCAGTACCTAGTGGTACGCCTTATACTAATTTGGACTTTCCAGATATTTTTTTGAGGTACAGTAATGATTACTTAGATGCTGAGCTTGTAGATGTGAAATGCAATCCAAAAAATGATTGCAACCCTTCAAATGATGTTACAGTTGACACGTCGGTAATGAGCAAACCCATGGAGAAAGAATTTGCTTTGATTCTGGAATCTGGAGACAACAATCTGCATAATGAACCGATTAACGTGGCAAGCAACAATCTGGTAACTAATCTGGGTGAATATGAAAAGACTGTGCTGCCTCCTAATGAATTTCAGGGCGATATTGCAGAAACTATGAAACCAAATGGCCATAATGGCTTTGGTGATAATAATGCTTGCTTGCAGGAACATGACGAACGGATAAATGTGGCCTACAGTCCAAGATCTGGCATCAAGCCTTCAACAGATATTGAAACGCAGAAAGAGATCGACAGCAAACTTGGCGACTTGCATAGTTGGTCTCTTGATAAAACATATGGCATTGAGCTACATAATCTTCCTAATCAGTTGCAGATAGCGGATGGCCTATATGGAAGCTTTAATTATAAGGAGGAAGAATGTTTAGGTGTCGATTTTAATCTAGATTGGTCGAGGCAAAATTACTTTTCGGGTGAATTTGAAGAGAGTGCATTGCCTGATTCATGGTTCCCATACTATCACGGAGGCTCTAGCTAA
- the LOC112193129 gene encoding protein DETOXIFICATION 44, chloroplastic isoform X3, which produces MASSLSLSHQFLCTYSSETNQSSKTQPLTRTPKRSLALRTLLKSTSPKNSSTSLQSSPEEPNPIIKKPKRAANRPDPSPPSQLSLFNSPLFIRLRRLRDESVEYDGIVVDILSIALPAALALAADPIASLIDTAFVGHLGSVELAAVGVSASVFNLVSKLFNVPLLNITTSFVAEEQALVGKAKDGSQQIGDDCQGYKESKKLLPSASTSLALAASIGIAEAVALFLGSGVLMDAMGICVDSPMRIPAEQFLSLRAFGAPPIVIALAAQGTFRGFKDTKTPLYAICAGNALNAVLDGILIFIFNFGIGGAAVATVISEYLIAAILLWKLNTQISLIPTNIDGRRIVRYLKSGGLLIGRTLAVVVTTTLATSMAAREGPVPMAGHQICIQVWLAVSLLTDALALAGQTLLASGYSQKNYEEARQVVYKALQLGLVMGIGLSGILFIGFKPFSGLFSTDTEVLAIACSGLLFVAGSQPFNAIAFVLDGLYYGVSDFEFAAYSMVLVGLTSSVFILLAAPVFGLAGIWAGLFLFMALRVIAGIWRLGTKSGPWKLVWDEGELKS; this is translated from the exons TCACCAGAACCCCAAAACGCTCCCTCGCTCTCCGCACCCTCCTCAAATCCACGTCTCCCAAGAACAGCTCCACTTCACTTCAAAGTTCGCCGGAAGAGCCAAACCCCATTATCAAAAAACCCAAAAGGGCGGCCAATCGGCCCGACCCAAGTCCTCCTTCCCAATTGTCCTTATTCAACTCACCCTTGTTCATTCGGCTTCGTCGTTTAAG AGATGAGAGCGTCGAGTATGATGGGATTGTTGTGGACATTTTATCAATTGCATTGCCTGCTGCTTTGGCTCTGGCTGCTGACCCCATTGCTTCTTTGATTGATACAGCCTTTGTTGGGCATTTAG GATCTGTGGAACTGGCAGCAGTTGGTGTTTCGGCTTCGGTGTTCAATTTGGTTTCGAAGTTGTTTAACGTTCCATTGCTCAACATTACCACGTCTTTCGTTGCCGAAGAGCAGGCATTAGTTGGCAAGGCAAAGGATGGTTCTCAACAGATTGGTGATG ATTGCCAGGGTTACAAGGAAAGCAAGAAGCTCCTACCCTCGGCGTCCACTTCGTTGGCTCTTGCAGCTAGCATTGGCATTGCTGAAGCTGTTGCTCTTTTTCTTGGCTCGGGTGTCTTGATGGATGCCATGGGTATATGTGTT GATTCACCAATGCGAATACCTGCCGAGCAGTTTCTTTCCCTAAGGGCATTTGGTGCTCCACCTATTGTAATTGCACTCGCTGCACAAGGAACATTTCGTGGATTTAAGGACACAAAGACACCTTTGTATGCCATCT GTGCTGGCAATGCACTTAATGCTGTACTGGATGGTATAttgatatttatttttaattttggcaTTGGTGGTGCTGCGGTTGCTACTGTGATTTCTGA GTATTTGATTGCTGCTATTCTTTTGTGGAAATTGAATACCCAAATATCACTTATCCCTACTAATATTGATGGAAGAAGAATTGTCCGTTATCTCAAATCTG GGGGTCTTCTTATTGGCAGAACCTTAGCAGTGGTTGTAACTACGACACTAGCCACATCCATGGCAGCTAGGGAGGGCCCTGTACCTATGGCTGGTCATCAGATTTGCATTCAAGTTTGGCTGGCAGTATCGTTGCTTACTGATGCATTAGCTCTTGCTGGTCAG ACACTTCTTGCCAGTGGTTATTCCCAAAAGAATTATGAAGAAGCACGCCAAGTGGTTTACAAAGCTCTACAG CTAGGTTTAGTGATGGGAATTGGTTTGTCTGGCATATTATTCATTGGTTTTAAACCGTTTTCTGGCTTATTCAGCACAGACACAGAAGTCCTAGCAATTGCATGTTCTGGTCTATTG TTTGTTGCCGGATCTCAGCCGTTTAACGCTATAGCATTTGTTCTTGATGGGCTGTACTATGGAGTTTCAGACTTTGAATTTGCTGCGTATTCAATG GTGCTGGTAGGACTGACTTCTTCAGTGTTCATACTTTTGGCTGCTCCTGTTTTTGGTCTTGCTGGAATCTGGGCGGGGTTGTTTCTCTTCATGGCATTGCGTGTAATAGCTGGAATTTGGAG GTTAGGTACAAAAAGTGGACCATGGAAACTGGTCTGGGATGAAGGGGAGTTGAAAAGTTAG
- the LOC112193129 gene encoding protein DETOXIFICATION 44, chloroplastic isoform X2 has translation MASSLSLSHQFLCTYSSETNQSSKTQPLTRTPKRSLALRTLLKSTSPKNSSTSLQSSPEEPNPIIKKPKRAANRPDPSPPSQLSLFNSPLFIRLRRLRDESVEYDGIVVDILSIALPAALALAADPIASLIDTAFVGHLGSVELAAVGVSASVFNLVSKLFNVPLLNITTSFVAEEQALVGKAKDGSQQIDCQGYKESKKLLPSASTSLALAASIGIAEAVALFLGSGVLMDAMGICVDSPMRIPAEQFLSLRAFGAPPIVIALAAQGTFRGFKDTKTPLYAICAGNALNAVLDGILIFIFNFGIGGAAVATVISEYLIAAILLWKLNTQISLIPTNIDGRRIVRYLKSGGLLIGRTLAVVVTTTLATSMAAREGPVPMAGHQICIQVWLAVSLLTDALALAGQTLLASGYSQKNYEEARQVVYKALQLGLVMGIGLSGILFIGFKPFSGLFSTDTEVLAIACSGLLITDAETFCQFVAGSQPFNAIAFVLDGLYYGVSDFEFAAYSMVLVGLTSSVFILLAAPVFGLAGIWAGLFLFMALRVIAGIWRLGTKSGPWKLVWDEGELKS, from the exons TCACCAGAACCCCAAAACGCTCCCTCGCTCTCCGCACCCTCCTCAAATCCACGTCTCCCAAGAACAGCTCCACTTCACTTCAAAGTTCGCCGGAAGAGCCAAACCCCATTATCAAAAAACCCAAAAGGGCGGCCAATCGGCCCGACCCAAGTCCTCCTTCCCAATTGTCCTTATTCAACTCACCCTTGTTCATTCGGCTTCGTCGTTTAAG AGATGAGAGCGTCGAGTATGATGGGATTGTTGTGGACATTTTATCAATTGCATTGCCTGCTGCTTTGGCTCTGGCTGCTGACCCCATTGCTTCTTTGATTGATACAGCCTTTGTTGGGCATTTAG GATCTGTGGAACTGGCAGCAGTTGGTGTTTCGGCTTCGGTGTTCAATTTGGTTTCGAAGTTGTTTAACGTTCCATTGCTCAACATTACCACGTCTTTCGTTGCCGAAGAGCAGGCATTAGTTGGCAAGGCAAAGGATGGTTCTCAACAGATTG ATTGCCAGGGTTACAAGGAAAGCAAGAAGCTCCTACCCTCGGCGTCCACTTCGTTGGCTCTTGCAGCTAGCATTGGCATTGCTGAAGCTGTTGCTCTTTTTCTTGGCTCGGGTGTCTTGATGGATGCCATGGGTATATGTGTT GATTCACCAATGCGAATACCTGCCGAGCAGTTTCTTTCCCTAAGGGCATTTGGTGCTCCACCTATTGTAATTGCACTCGCTGCACAAGGAACATTTCGTGGATTTAAGGACACAAAGACACCTTTGTATGCCATCT GTGCTGGCAATGCACTTAATGCTGTACTGGATGGTATAttgatatttatttttaattttggcaTTGGTGGTGCTGCGGTTGCTACTGTGATTTCTGA GTATTTGATTGCTGCTATTCTTTTGTGGAAATTGAATACCCAAATATCACTTATCCCTACTAATATTGATGGAAGAAGAATTGTCCGTTATCTCAAATCTG GGGGTCTTCTTATTGGCAGAACCTTAGCAGTGGTTGTAACTACGACACTAGCCACATCCATGGCAGCTAGGGAGGGCCCTGTACCTATGGCTGGTCATCAGATTTGCATTCAAGTTTGGCTGGCAGTATCGTTGCTTACTGATGCATTAGCTCTTGCTGGTCAG ACACTTCTTGCCAGTGGTTATTCCCAAAAGAATTATGAAGAAGCACGCCAAGTGGTTTACAAAGCTCTACAG CTAGGTTTAGTGATGGGAATTGGTTTGTCTGGCATATTATTCATTGGTTTTAAACCGTTTTCTGGCTTATTCAGCACAGACACAGAAGTCCTAGCAATTGCATGTTCTGGTCTATTG ATAACTGATGCGGAGACTTTTTGTCAGTTTGTTGCCGGATCTCAGCCGTTTAACGCTATAGCATTTGTTCTTGATGGGCTGTACTATGGAGTTTCAGACTTTGAATTTGCTGCGTATTCAATG GTGCTGGTAGGACTGACTTCTTCAGTGTTCATACTTTTGGCTGCTCCTGTTTTTGGTCTTGCTGGAATCTGGGCGGGGTTGTTTCTCTTCATGGCATTGCGTGTAATAGCTGGAATTTGGAG GTTAGGTACAAAAAGTGGACCATGGAAACTGGTCTGGGATGAAGGGGAGTTGAAAAGTTAG
- the LOC112193129 gene encoding protein DETOXIFICATION 44, chloroplastic isoform X1 — protein MASSLSLSHQFLCTYSSETNQSSKTQPLTRTPKRSLALRTLLKSTSPKNSSTSLQSSPEEPNPIIKKPKRAANRPDPSPPSQLSLFNSPLFIRLRRLRDESVEYDGIVVDILSIALPAALALAADPIASLIDTAFVGHLGSVELAAVGVSASVFNLVSKLFNVPLLNITTSFVAEEQALVGKAKDGSQQIGDDCQGYKESKKLLPSASTSLALAASIGIAEAVALFLGSGVLMDAMGICVDSPMRIPAEQFLSLRAFGAPPIVIALAAQGTFRGFKDTKTPLYAICAGNALNAVLDGILIFIFNFGIGGAAVATVISEYLIAAILLWKLNTQISLIPTNIDGRRIVRYLKSGGLLIGRTLAVVVTTTLATSMAAREGPVPMAGHQICIQVWLAVSLLTDALALAGQTLLASGYSQKNYEEARQVVYKALQLGLVMGIGLSGILFIGFKPFSGLFSTDTEVLAIACSGLLITDAETFCQFVAGSQPFNAIAFVLDGLYYGVSDFEFAAYSMVLVGLTSSVFILLAAPVFGLAGIWAGLFLFMALRVIAGIWRLGTKSGPWKLVWDEGELKS, from the exons TCACCAGAACCCCAAAACGCTCCCTCGCTCTCCGCACCCTCCTCAAATCCACGTCTCCCAAGAACAGCTCCACTTCACTTCAAAGTTCGCCGGAAGAGCCAAACCCCATTATCAAAAAACCCAAAAGGGCGGCCAATCGGCCCGACCCAAGTCCTCCTTCCCAATTGTCCTTATTCAACTCACCCTTGTTCATTCGGCTTCGTCGTTTAAG AGATGAGAGCGTCGAGTATGATGGGATTGTTGTGGACATTTTATCAATTGCATTGCCTGCTGCTTTGGCTCTGGCTGCTGACCCCATTGCTTCTTTGATTGATACAGCCTTTGTTGGGCATTTAG GATCTGTGGAACTGGCAGCAGTTGGTGTTTCGGCTTCGGTGTTCAATTTGGTTTCGAAGTTGTTTAACGTTCCATTGCTCAACATTACCACGTCTTTCGTTGCCGAAGAGCAGGCATTAGTTGGCAAGGCAAAGGATGGTTCTCAACAGATTGGTGATG ATTGCCAGGGTTACAAGGAAAGCAAGAAGCTCCTACCCTCGGCGTCCACTTCGTTGGCTCTTGCAGCTAGCATTGGCATTGCTGAAGCTGTTGCTCTTTTTCTTGGCTCGGGTGTCTTGATGGATGCCATGGGTATATGTGTT GATTCACCAATGCGAATACCTGCCGAGCAGTTTCTTTCCCTAAGGGCATTTGGTGCTCCACCTATTGTAATTGCACTCGCTGCACAAGGAACATTTCGTGGATTTAAGGACACAAAGACACCTTTGTATGCCATCT GTGCTGGCAATGCACTTAATGCTGTACTGGATGGTATAttgatatttatttttaattttggcaTTGGTGGTGCTGCGGTTGCTACTGTGATTTCTGA GTATTTGATTGCTGCTATTCTTTTGTGGAAATTGAATACCCAAATATCACTTATCCCTACTAATATTGATGGAAGAAGAATTGTCCGTTATCTCAAATCTG GGGGTCTTCTTATTGGCAGAACCTTAGCAGTGGTTGTAACTACGACACTAGCCACATCCATGGCAGCTAGGGAGGGCCCTGTACCTATGGCTGGTCATCAGATTTGCATTCAAGTTTGGCTGGCAGTATCGTTGCTTACTGATGCATTAGCTCTTGCTGGTCAG ACACTTCTTGCCAGTGGTTATTCCCAAAAGAATTATGAAGAAGCACGCCAAGTGGTTTACAAAGCTCTACAG CTAGGTTTAGTGATGGGAATTGGTTTGTCTGGCATATTATTCATTGGTTTTAAACCGTTTTCTGGCTTATTCAGCACAGACACAGAAGTCCTAGCAATTGCATGTTCTGGTCTATTG ATAACTGATGCGGAGACTTTTTGTCAGTTTGTTGCCGGATCTCAGCCGTTTAACGCTATAGCATTTGTTCTTGATGGGCTGTACTATGGAGTTTCAGACTTTGAATTTGCTGCGTATTCAATG GTGCTGGTAGGACTGACTTCTTCAGTGTTCATACTTTTGGCTGCTCCTGTTTTTGGTCTTGCTGGAATCTGGGCGGGGTTGTTTCTCTTCATGGCATTGCGTGTAATAGCTGGAATTTGGAG GTTAGGTACAAAAAGTGGACCATGGAAACTGGTCTGGGATGAAGGGGAGTTGAAAAGTTAG